A single genomic interval of Spinacia oleracea cultivar Varoflay chromosome 6, BTI_SOV_V1, whole genome shotgun sequence harbors:
- the LOC130463779 gene encoding ATP-dependent DNA helicase Q-like SIM, whose product MEALGAWFSQQDCLVLAATWSGKSLCFQLPALLTRKVVVVISPLISLMHDQCLKLSKHGISACFLGSGQPDNTVEKKAMNGMYSVVYVCLETLLSFHCLMRCIMHTNKSTSEACGEPWNSFICHR is encoded by the exons ATGGAAGCTCTTGGTGCTTGGTTTTCTCAGCAAGACTGTCTTGTTCTTGCAGCAACATGGTCTG GGAAATCTCTGTGCTTTCAGCTACCTGCGCTTTTGACAAGGAAGGTCGTGGTCGTGATTTCTCCATTGATAAGCTTGATGCATGACCAGTGCTTAAAGCTATCAAAACATGGCATCTCTGCATGTTTCCTTGGATCAGGACAACCAGATAACACCGTTGAGAAGAAAGCAATGAACGGCATGTATTCCGTTGTATACGTTTGCCTCGAAACACTGCTTAG CTTTCACTGTCTGATGAGGTGTATAATGCATACTAATAAGTCCACTTCAGAGGCTTGCGGAGAACCGTGGAATAGCTTTATTTGCCATCGATGA
- the LOC130463239 gene encoding uncharacterized protein, producing the protein MDISDPLKKRLEWMSCDDRTHTLYINGVKEFLDFAFTDLPTGSEIEEEETKVPCPCNRCNNSRHKTREDIFEDLLLNGIVKGYVRWIYHGEYKPPEKRCRVETGDKGRDEIFEMIFDAHEPMSSYDVLDEEVDNHPEHNDIKGLGAFERLLRDAQQRLYSGCDDYSKLLFILEMFQIKCMEGITNKAFTKMLKMYKRVLPKDANVPSTYREARKMVTDLGFDYEKIEACENDCMFFWKESANLEKCSVCDTKRNKTSPKVLRYFPLTPRLQRLFMSRKTANDMRWHKDKRDDDGILRHPADSKAWKHFDESYSSFALESRNVRLGLASDGFNPFGGLRSDYSIWPVVIVVYNLPPWMCMKQPYTMLSLLIPGKSAPGINIDVYLKPLVEELKQLWEFGAKTYDASKNEYFDMHAALLWTINDFPAYANLSGWSTKGYKACPCCMNETSSTRLPNCRKCCYMDHRRFLHVDHKWRNSKSFNGKVERRSRPKKLSGNEILEQVKDLEGMKFGKTFKLPKRKDNWKKKSIFFDFPYWSSLLIRHNLDVMHIEKNVCDNILGTLLDIEGKSKDHIKARHYLKHVNIMKHLAPKLVDGKWHIPAAPYTLSKSQKLAVCKYLEDIKVPDGYSSNFSKCINLDKRKIWGLKTHDCHVLLEELLPLAIRGVSSAKVYEVVTKLSEFFKNLCSKSLKLKDLNDLENHIAITLCEMEKNFLPSFFDVMVHLCVHLAEEAKLAGPVHYRWMYPIERYSSALLSH; encoded by the coding sequence ATGGATATTTCCGATCCCTTAAAGAAGAGGTTAGAATGGATGAGTTGTGATGATAGGACTCATACATTATACATTAATGGAGTGAAAGAATTTTTAGACTTTGCTTTTACTGATTTACCTACCGGTAGTGAAATTGAGGAAGAAGAAACTAAAGTCCCTTGCCCATGTAATCGATGCAACAATAGTAGACACAAAACTAGGGAAGATATTTTTGAGGATTTGTTATTGAACGGAATTGTGAAAGGTTATGTTCGTTGGATCTATCATGGTGAATATAAACCCCCTGAAAAACGATGTAGAGTTGAAACGGGAGATAAGGGCCGGGATGAAATTTTTGAAATGATCTTTGATGCTCATGAGCCAATGAGTTCATATGATGTTCTAGATGAGGAAGTTGATAACCATCCAGAACATAACGACATAAAGGGTTTAGGAGCTTTTGAAAGATTATTGAGAGATGCTCAACAACGTCTATACTCTGGTTGTGATGACTATTCAaagttgttatttattttagagATGTTCCAAATCAAATGCATGGAAGGAATAACTAACAAAGCTTTCACAAAGATGCTTAAAATGTACAAACGTGTTTTACCCAAAGATGCAAATGTGCCATCAACATACCGAGAAGCACGTAAAATGGTTACTGATTTGGGTTTTGATTATGAGAAGATTGAAGCATGTGAGAATGATTGTATGTTTTTCTGGAAAGAGAGTGCTAACCTTGAAAAATGTAGTGTATGTGATACAAAACGTAATAAAACTTCTCCAAAAGTATTGCGCTATTTCCCATTAACACCAAGATTGCAAAGGCTGTTTATGTCACGTAAAACTGCTAATGACATGAGATGGCATAAAGATAAGCGAGATGATGATGGAATTCTTAGACACCCGGCTGATAGCAAAGCATGGAAGCATTTCGATGAGTCGTATTCTTCTTTTGCTTTAGAGTCTCGTAACGTGAGATTAGGTTTGGCATCTGATGGGTTTAACCCCTTTGGTGGTCTAAGAAGTGACTATAGTATATGGCCAGTAGTGATTGTCGTTTACAATCTCCCTCCATGGATGTGCATGAAACAACCTTATACAATGTTATCTCTGTTAATACCCGGTAAGAGTGCACCAGGCATTAACATTGACGTGTATTTGAAACCTTTAGTTGAAGAACTAAAACAGTTGTGGGAATTTGGGGCCAAGACTTATGATGCTTCAAAAAATGAATACTTTGATATGCATGCAGCTCTCTTATGGACTATTAATGATTTTCCAGCGTATGCAAACTTATCTGGGTGGTCTACCAAAGGTTATAAGGCATGTCCTTGTTGTATGAATGAAACTTCTTCAACTAGACTACCTAATTGTAGGAAATGTTGCTATATGGACCATCGACGATTCCTTCATGTAGATCACAAATGGAGAAATAGTAAGTCTTTCAATGGAAAAGTTGAAAGAAGAAGTCGCCCAAAGAAATTATCAGGTAATGAGATTTTAGAGCAAGTTAAAGATCTCGAAGGAATGAAATTTGGGAAAACGTTTAAGTTGCCAAAGAGAAAGGATAACTGGAAGAAGAAGagtatattttttgattttccTTACTGGAGTAGCCTCTTGATTCGTCATAACCTTGATGTCATGCATATCGAAAAAAATGTATGTGATAATATTCTAGGCACTTTACTAGACATTGAAGGTAAAAGTAAAGATCACATAAAAGCCAGACATTACTTAAAGCATGTGAATATTATGAAGCATCTTGCCCCAAAACTGGTTGACGGTAAATGGCATATACCTGCAGCACCTTATACATTGTCTAAATCTCAAAAATTAGCAGTGTGTAAATATTTGGAAGATATAAAGGTTCCGGATGGGTATTCATCTAACTTTTCTAAGTGCATAAACCTTGATAAGCGTAAGATTTGGGGACTTAAAACACATGATTGTCATGTTCTTCTAGAGGAATTGTTACCCTTGGCGATTCGTGGAGTATCATCTGCCAAAGTGTATGAGGTTGTTACTAAATTGAGTGAATtttttaagaatttgtgttcCAAGTCTTTGAAACTTAAGGACTTGAATGATCTTGAGAATCATATTGCTATCACCTTATGTGAAATGGAAAAGAATTTCCTTCCTTCCTTTTTTGATGTGATGGTGCACTTGTGTGTTCACCTTGCTGAGGAAGCTAAGTTAGCTGGGCCAGTTCACTATCGATGGATGTATCCTATTGAAAGGTATTCCTCTGCTTTGCTAAGTCATTGA